AGGCGGGGTTGGCCCCCTGGGCGGTTCCCCAGGTGTGGCTGATGGTGGGCCGAGACCCCAACACACACGTCGACATCACCGACACGCTCGACGCCAAGCTGGCCGCCCTGTCGTGTCATCGCAGCCAGCACCCCGAGCAGAGCGAACTTCATCGCATGGTGCGGGACATGATGGCCGCCAACGCCGTCGAGTGCGCACTGCCCGAGGGCCGCTTCGCCGAGACGTTTCAGCGCATCGACACCGCTTGAGGTCGGGGGTCGAGCGACCCTGAAAATCCGGATGCCCCTGCCGATGGGCTTGGGGTGATGGCCGGCGTGATCCTCGTGGTGTTGCTGTGCTCACTGCTCGTCGGATGGGTCGTCGCCGTGCCGGTGCACCGCTTCGCAGAAGACGCCGACGGCGAGGGCTTCGCCGTTGCGTGCCCGGCCGCATGCGACGCCTGCGGCACCGAGGTCACCACCGGCGACATCGTTCCGGTGAGATCCTGGTTCGGAGCGGGACGCAGCTGCACCACATGCCGCACCCGGCGTGGCTGGAGTTGGATCGCGCCGCAGCTGGCCACTCCGGTGTTGGCGCTCATCACCACGGTCGCCCTCGGCCCGGTCTCGTCCCTTCCCGCCTACCTGCTGCTGGTGGTGATCCTGGTGATGACGTCGGTCATCGACCTTCGCACCATGCTGATCCCTCGCCGGCTGGTCTGGGGTGGCCTGGCGGGCGGGTTGGTGGCCATGGCGGCCACCTCGCTGTGGATCGGCGGCTGGGGCAACCTGATCGGCGCGCTGATCGGCGCCGCCGCCTACTTCGTGTTCCTGCTCATCTCGTGGTTCATCCTGCCCAGCGGTCTGGGCTTTGGCGACGTCCGGCTCGGTGCACTGCTGGGGCTGTTCCTCGGTTGGATCTCGTGGCCGCTGGTCCTCCCCGCCATGATCCTCGGGTCGGCCCTCACCGTGGTGCAGGGTTTGGCCGTCAACGGGATCTCAGGACGCTCGACTCCCATTCCGTTTGGCCCTGCCCTGGGCCTGGGCGCGTTGGTCACCATCTGGGTGCACGGTCCCATCCTCAACCTGCTCTGAGCTACTCCGTCGCCTCGGCAGAAGGCCGACCGTTGACCCGAAGGGCCGCTATCCGTCAGTGGATGCGGCCGGATCCGTTGGTGGCGCCGCGGCGCCCTGAGGTCCGGAGGCATCCTTGCCGTCGGTCGGGTCCAGTGGGGTGCCGGCGGGCGCAGCGGTTTCGCCGATGGCCCACGTCTTGGCAATCTCATCGACGGTGGCGTCGCTCACCAATTGGGTGCAGCCGACGGTGAGGTGCACACCATCGCCATGGCGGCAGCTGATCTGCTTG
Above is a genomic segment from Candidatus Microthrix parvicella Bio17-1 containing:
- a CDS encoding prepilin peptidase, which produces MAGVILVVLLCSLLVGWVVAVPVHRFAEDADGEGFAVACPAACDACGTEVTTGDIVPVRSWFGAGRSCTTCRTRRGWSWIAPQLATPVLALITTVALGPVSSLPAYLLLVVILVMTSVIDLRTMLIPRRLVWGGLAGGLVAMAATSLWIGGWGNLIGALIGAAAYFVFLLISWFILPSGLGFGDVRLGALLGLFLGWISWPLVLPAMILGSALTVVQGLAVNGISGRSTPIPFGPALGLGALVTIWVHGPILNLL